gaataaccaATGGTCCAgacccaacccaattaattatttatgaatcaaaacaaaaattaaaaaaaagctcTCCCTTAAAACTAAACAATGATTACAACAGAGGTTCTTGCTAACGAGTGTCCTCAAGGCACTCGTTAAGATACTcaataaagaatttttttttataaaagtcaatattttaatttctaatacatttttaatggattaaatacacacatttttaaaaaaaacttaccaTTTTAATTACTTAAAGAGTGCTCTTGAAGCACTGGTTAACATTTGCCTAATATATATGACTTGTCTTATATATTCCTAGGtcagtattattttttattattagtcatgactatcataaaaataaacatatatgATAATTCTATAACATGAATGTATTGCTTTgttaaaacatatataaaaaaaagcccaaaaaatatttaatgcatatacttaaatcaaaataaataaaagcaaaaacaaGTCCCTTTTAgtttattagaattaatttatttaatcttttgtctaatttacttaatttattctagtgttaagaaatatttaaaaaacacaaaaaacattttcttttattattattagattatttattttattaaaaaaatagaaaacatgtaattttatttgattaggtttttattattcaataaattttttatttaattttgttttgctactgtttgttttttttaattacttaatttcTAATAGTTTTATATCCCCTATATAAATTAATTGATAGAACAGTCTACTAAGGAtatgaggtttgtaagctcctccTAAGTTAAACAGTCCATTAAGATAAGGTTTGTAAGCACTCCTCAAGTTCTTTCTTAGTtaagtttattattaaatttaagacaattaaattcattcataaattaaataacttAGAATCTTCTGAGAGTTCAGGTTCACATGCATTCCAACTGCATCAGTCTCTCCTTAAGTAATATATTAGTCTACAAATTTATTGAGTTGACTTTGATATTACCGGTGTCGACAACATCCGTTGAAAGAGTTTTTTCAGCAATGAggattatcaagtctaatttgctcaacaaaatcaacaatttgtggttcaatgacttgatgatatgttacaACGAGCGGGAgatatttaagtcaattaaagatgttgatattattcgaacattcacaGCAAAGAGGTCTTAGAGAGGGCACTTACCTCCTAATTTTATTTAGCACAATATTCGCATGTTAGGTTTCATCTCTCTTATGTAGCACactttatgactatttatatattatgtcaCATGTAATTTGCAGTtaaattttttgcccaggctatctaaaattcctggctccgccactggtgCTCAACATGTTGGACCTGTCATATCTCTTAGTAGATGATGCTGTGTTAGTTCATTGGGAGTCTTCAAGAGCTTCAGATTGCTGGTTTTTTGTCCCAGGTGGCTTTTGATGTGGTGTTTATAGTTTCACAGTTTGTTTGATAGAGTAGTTGGGGTGATATCTATAGTTATGGAATTGTTTCGTCGAAATAGGCGCATATCCTATTTGATGTTTTCTTAGAAACCAGCAGCAGGGTCGGCAATGTTGGTTATGCGTGATCTGGATTGAGTTTTGGCCTCCCTGATTTTCCCGTTCAGGCGACTCGATTCCAGCTCTGTCAAGGTTCATTGCTCTTGTAGCAGGTGTTGGTCTGTTGGTACACTCTGGTGTTCCGATTTGGTGTTGGTGCAGAAGCAGCCTGGAACTGCCGTTTCTCTTTGACCTGTCATAGCTGAGCAATTTCATTCTGGCTCATTTTTCCGATTGTCAGTTCatgcatccaatcatgtttttataaaaaaataaaaataaatgagctTTTGTTGTGTGCGGTTCAGGTCCGGTTGCGCTTAGGTGGATTTCGGTGGCTGTATTCTCTTCGGCGGCGATATGATACTACTTATTAGTGATGAACTGTTTACATATTAGTTCAATGTAGCACAACTGTTGTATATGATTGATAGCTGCTGATATCGGTAAATATGATTCTGCTTGTTTGATAGCTGCTGGTTTAGGTGGGGTTGGTTTTGTCTGTCCGTTAGTTCTAGTTCAGGTTGGAGTGATATTATGTAATATGTCCATGTTGTATCAAGCGGAACAATTTGGTGTATTTTGctctttcaaaaaaataaaaaactacatgTTCTGATCAAAGCCTCTCCCAAGTTCATGAAAGTTAATACAAATGGGTCCTACAGCCATGGTCAAAGTGACTTGTGGTGACATTATCATAAAATCAAAATTgtgaaaatataatattaatgggTCCTATAGATAGCCATGGTCAacctgaaatattaatgaatattaatGTAAGATTGGATCAAGAAATTCTCTTCTGGCAGAAATAAGAGGAATCTTCTTTAAACTTCAAATAACCCAGAGAAATGTAATTTACAAATGCCATTCTCGAAATGGATTTCATAAACATCGTCAATATGATTCAAAATCGACATACTTCCATATTTCGCATTCAACTCCTCCTATGAAAAGATCATGTCAATTATTAATCTTTCAGGTTGGACTATTCAGGTTGTGCTGTAGAGCTTTTAATTATGCTATGTTAAGCAAGCATGGAAGTTGATATCATATCCTGTTAACATCATCACTAGTTTATTCAAAATTAGATACTTTTTTTCAGAAATGATTTCCGAAAACAAAGTTTGTTATTTGGGACGGCTATAAATAAACATGAAAACACAATTCACCTTAATTTAAACTTCAGATTCAAAATTGTGTGGCATGGACTCAATTTATGGAATCTTATTCAACCTGTCATCCAGGCCACCCAAGGGGAGGCTCTCGCATTGAATCGTATTCAATCAATCTCATGActgtatttaataattattttaatattataaaaaataattagacTTAAAAAGACCTCAAATCATGCTTTAAGCCTTTAAATTTGTTTGTTTAGCCGGCCCTGCGTCATTTCTCGAATCTTCAATATTAGTGAACTTTTTAACATTGTGCAGCTGAATGCAGATCAAATGTCACTTCTCAGGTTTCCAATTTGGAGTTtctgaaaacaaaaatgactgtGGAATGACTGATGAAAGTGAGCAGGTACAATGCAACCACCGAAACCATTTCCTGCAGACTTGGCAGCAGCGCAAACAACGAGAAATGGTCCATGATACAGCAGCACATAACTCCTCAACATGGACAGTACAAATGTATTGTACATGCATATTTTTCATCTGCTCACAAGGTCAACACATCAACCACAAAATCATAATTCAAGACCGCTCTCAAATTAGAATAATACTACGATAGAACAATTCAAATAACTGAATTGTTGACAATGCAAATTCACAGTTCAAGGTTGAACTGTGTCCAATTCGGCTGAGTTTCTAAAATATTGGTTTCCAGTCACATATCTGCACAAGTCACAAAATAAACAGGTTCCTGTAGAGTAGACAGGGCAATTTTGAATAATCTGGTTGGAGTAGAGTAAACAAATATGTCAATCATCACTTCAGATGCAGGATGTACTAAACATTGCACATATACAACTGTTTTCCATAATTTTGTTATCGCATTTTTTAATAGATGCATAATTTACTTTGTCACGGTAAAGCAGAAAAATTCTTTAAGTTACATAGCATTGACATTCTAATAGTTTCCTTCTTAAGCAGGAATTATAACATCTATGATATTCCAGCCTATAGATGTCTCGTACGATaaattacaagaataacaaaatcAACCACCCCGGGCCTCTCTCCTTGTAGCATCGTGCAATAGTTCAATGTCCACACCTTCTGGAGGCAATTGCACATATCTCACCACCGATCCTCTGATGAAGCAGTTCCTTACAGAAAGCTGACATCAAACAATAATGTGTTACTGACTAATAAGTAATCGAAATAGAACCAAATCTGAAGCAAGTTAGGTCAATCAAATTAAGGAAAACATATACAGCATAATTAATCGGAAAATAACATACAGCTGTACTCTTTGCATGCAAAAGCTGATCAGATGATTCGAgaaatttgttaaaattttagttAACTCAGTTCCCTTGAGCCCAAAGGTAAATTCTGTAAACCTTATGCAAATACCATAGTAAAATATATCATTTATCTAATCTACTATAGCAGCATACCCACACATTTATCCTATATGGTACAAAAATACAACATATTAAACTCTCTATGTTCATATCTTTTTTTAATGGCATACCAAATTAACCTATTATTCATTTCAGGGCCATTAGACTTAATTGTGAGGTATCCCCTTCAAACAAAAAGCTATTAATCGGTTATAAACAAACTCAACAAACATGGTTGTCAAGATCACTTGCTTAATATTGCAATCCCATAGTGGAATGCTACATAGAAAATATTGGCTGCAATCCCCATGGAAATTTGTAGAAACAGTGGGATCGTAATACTTTCATGAGCCTAGTGATAGTTTAAGCTGCACTACAATGTGAGATAATGACACGGCCATCAACAACAACCAGCCACAGATGCCATCAACAACAATCCTTCACGTGAGTCTGTCTCTCATACCAACTCCCCGCCTGTCTCAAATCTATGTTTATCTCTATTCCTCAACTTCTCTATCCATATCACAATTTGGACGTCCAAAATTCCAACACTCTTCCCAATTACCAACGCCCTTCAAGATATAAGTTATAACTTTAAATGTTTAAATTTCTCCAATTTCATGAAGAAATAGTATAACAAAAATAGGAAAGATGAACATTAGTAGGCTGACTCAAATTTACTGTGGCTATAATTGTGCAAATTTACTGATTTTCAACTCAGTTTGAATGTGGATAATATCACCTCGTTGAATAAAATTTGTAAGCCATAACATTTAGCACAaatcaaagaaaagaaagcaaCTAATCAGTGAAAACATTCTCACAAATACATTCAATATACATCCATTTCACATTAACAAACAAAGAGCCATGTAGAAGAAGAGTAACAATGTGACACAACTCCAACAACGAAAAACAAGGATCCAAATGATGACATCGATAAAGAACCAAAAGTTACAATGATGGAAATGTTCATATTTAACAGTTCTGCTAAGAACCCAATACAACAACTAGTTTCAACATCGTTTGGGATTTGATTAAGATCTAAAATACAGATACACAAATAAAATCCAGATAATTTAGCACAACACTATAATCAAGGCATAGTCATCACATTTATTTATACTTCTAAAATTTTTCCTCCATGAAAGTGAATGCTACCCGAACTGATTTATCGTTTGGGATTTGATAAAGATCTAAAATACAGATTACACAAATGAAGTCCAGATAATTTTTTAGCACAACTATAATCAAAGCATAGTTATCACATTTATTTCTACTTCAAAAATTTTTGCTCGATGAAAGTGAAGGCTACCCGTAACGATTACCAACAAGAAACTTTCACCTCCTCCCTCTGATAGTCGAGTCCCCATATTGAGTAGTACAGGATGCTTGGTAGAGTATTTAAGTGGTTTCGTTCTTCCTCCTTGATGGCTATCTTTTAAGGGAGAATTCTCCAAGAGTTTGATTACTTATCAATTGGTACCATAGCTGGTTGTCAGTGGCTTGGAGTGAGCAACCAACAAAAGGGCTGGCAAAAAGGCCAAGGAAAGCGTCATAAAATATGCCAGTTTCCACAACGGACGCTCTTAGGGACGGTGCTATGATACAAACTTGGACACTATAGGGTGCCCGAGTCCCACATCAAGTAGTATGGGATGCTCAGTGCTAGAGGTGAGCAGAGATAAGATACCCACCCGAAACCCATATAAACTGGCAGATGCTTTTGGAGAAACGGGCAGGTCTAGTTAGAGGTCAGGTACAAGTTATGAAGAAAGCAGAGTAAGCTCGGTTGCAAAAGGTCAGTTGCGCGTCCGAAATTACAATCCATCAGTACCCATAACCCCAAAGCATATGTAACTTTAATGGTTGTTGGGTTTGAACTACAAGCATAATCTGTTGCAAGCCTGCTACTGGTCTTGAAACTATGCCTGTTGCTGGATAAAAACACCACCTCAATACAACCTACCTCTGCTCTAACCTATTAGGAGCCACCTAATACTGCTGCTCCATCCACCATTATTAGATAtgtgaaaaatattatatttgaaatGATGAAAAGAAGAATCAAGAACAATATATCTCCTCTTTTTGGACTGTCTGGCTATTTCTCAATGATATGTTCGAATTAAAATTCACAACAAATCAAAAGAATCAATCACCTTCAAGACCAAATATATTCATCGATTTTGATTTATCAAATCATTTATTTTGTACTTGTTTCAATATTTTTCTCACACTTATTCTTCAACTAAAAAAAATGATAGTTGTTTTCAAAAACCGAAGAAAAAGTAATTCTCAGCGTGAGGGAGATAGAGCCAAGCTGAGTCTGATATACCCAAACCAATCCATCCGCCCAACATGCTACCAATCCAACCCAGCACCCGTTCAAACCGTTCCCCCCTGATAGCTAGCTTTTTAAATACTAATCACCCTCCCTAATCACACAGAAAAAGAAACCTAATGCAGGTCATGAGCGAAATATCTACATCTTGATTCCTAAAAGTCATTACTAGTGTTAGGGATCGAAGAATGGTAAATGAGCATAATCTGAGTCATGAGAAGTCCAATGATAAAATCTCCTAAATTTTCTAAAACAAGAAAATACCCTTTCCATCCTCTATAGTTTTTCTTTCTACAAAAACTACAATACAATCAAACTAAGTATCCTCCCTAGTTTCCAAATCATATCCACTAAATAACCAAGACCTgaaaaaactaaacaaatatttacaaattaaCCAATAAATAAGCACGCAAGTGCCCAATTTGAATCCTAATATGCATCACACCACAAGTCGTAATGAAACAAATACCTAATATACATATATCATGTCTTTATCCtagaaaaccctaaaccctaaattgaattttaataaaccacaaaccctaaatccatacaattaaaaaaactaacaaCAATAAAACCCTAGAGGGAGAGAGAGGTAGATACCATGTGAGGGTACTTGTCTTGATCAACAACACGAGTATTTTCGAGCTTGATGTTGAGGTATTGATCAACAGAATGCAATGTCCCTCTGATGGCCAAATCGTTCTTGAGTTCTACCGTCACTTCTCTTCCCACCAAATCTTTGAAATACGAGAAAAACAACTACATACAGAAACACAAAATGGAAACATCAAATTACAGAAACTGAAGCAGAGAGTGAAACACAAAGGAAGAAAAGATTACCATTTTCGCTACTGTGAAGAACTAGAGAGAGTGAACGAGAAAGCCAGAAAAAGGCGTGTGGTAGTGGTAGAAGAAAAGGGCTTAACAATTTAACCTTACTAGCCTCCGAtatatttattagtattttattttattttatttttaataataataaaaattgaaagaggAAAATATTGAGGGTGGAGATCCTCTCGGATTTTAAAAAGAACCGGCATCCACTTTACCATGgttttgataaataaatattcagtTAATATCATAAATGTCAAATTTTTGACCTTTTAAAACTGAAAATTGTTTATCaaactaatataattaattttatttatttatttttaattaataataaggcCAACTAATTTAAtatatgttaattttattttaattttagataaTACTTTATTAATTTTACGTCTTAAAGTTCAATGGTCATgtctctcttctttttctttttaagatgTTCCTAAAGAGTAATTATTTGTTAGAAGGATTTGATGGTGACGCAAGTCTTGCGAGAGAACCATTTTCAAATCGTGAATAAGTTGAAGTATAAGCTCTTTATTCCTAAAGGAATCTCACCAAGTGTTAGGAGATAGTGGGGATCCTTGTTAAAGAGAAGGAATATCTGAAAGTTTACAATGGTGGCTCTAGAGGCTCAAACTCCCTTAGAGAAGAGCCTCAAGGAGTCCCTCAAAGATATCCTAAGCTATGAGAAGAAGTTGGAGAAGAGTTGTCCACACGTAGGGATTAATTAATGGACACTTCTAATAAATATAGAGGGCGAATGAGCAAGTAGCTTTCCTCTACATTGGGCTAGACCTGAGTCA
The Vicia villosa cultivar HV-30 ecotype Madison, WI linkage group LG6, Vvil1.0, whole genome shotgun sequence genome window above contains:
- the LOC131610179 gene encoding sm-like protein LSM2, with the translated sequence MLFFSYFKDLVGREVTVELKNDLAIRGTLHSVDQYLNIKLENTRVVDQDKYPHMLSVRNCFIRGSVVRYVQLPPEGVDIELLHDATRREARGG